CGGCTCGACCGGGAGCGGAACCAGCGCTTCGGCGCCGGCCACCTGATCGACATCCTGCTCGGGCGCGACAACGACCGCATCCGCCAGAACCGGCACGACGAGCTCAAGACCTACGGCATCGGCGAGGAGCTCTCCGAGCAGGAGTGGCGCGGCGTCGTCCGCCAGCTGCTCGCGCAGGGCATCCTCGCGGTGCAGGGCGAGTACGGGGTGCTCGGGATCACGCAGGAGGCCCCGGCGGTCCTCGCCGGCGAGCGCGAGGTGCGGCTCCGCCGCGAGCCCGAGCGCGTCGTGAAGCGCGCGAAGTCGAAGGCCGCGGCCGAGCTGCCGAGCGAGGCCCTGCCGCTCTTCGAGCGCCTCCGCGAGTGGCGCGCCGGCGTCGCGCGCGAGCTGGGCGTCCCCGCCTACATCGTCTTCGGCGACGCGACGCTGCGCGGCATCTCGCTCGTGACCCCCGCCTCGATCGAGGAGCTCGGCGGCATCTCCGGCATCGGCGAGAAGAAGCTCGAGCAGTACGGGGCGGATGTGCTCGCGGTCGTGGCAGCACATGCCGCTGCCGGCATGCCGGAGTGACAGACTGGTCGCGTGCTGAAGACCCTGGCCCGCGCGATCCTCTCGCCGACCGCCCGCGTCGCCTTCCGGCCGAAGGTGATCGGCCGACGGAACGTGCCCCGCCGCGGTGCCGTCATCCTCGCCTCCAACCACCGCTCCTTCATCGACAGCGTCGTCATCACGCTCGTCGCGCCGCGCTCCGTCTCCTTCCTCGCGAAATCCGACTACTTCACCGGCCGCGGCCTCCGGGGCGCCCTCAATCGCTGGTTCTTCACCGGCGTCGGGGCCGTGCCCGTCGAGCGGGGCGCCGGGCAGGCCGCGCAGGACGCGCTCGACGCGGGCCTCGGCATCCTGGAGGCCGGCGACGCCTTCGCGATCTACCCCGAGGGCACCCGCTCGCTCGACGGCCGCCTCTACAAGGGCCGCACGGGTGTCGCCTACCTCGCCCTCACGGCGGGCGTGCCGATCGTGCCGGTCGCGCTCACCGGCACCGAGCAGCTCCAGCCGGTCGGCTCGAGCCGCCTGCACAGGGCGAAGGTGACGGTCGAGTTCGGCGAGCCCATCGACGCCTCGGCCTTCGGGGAGGCGCGCTCCGGCCGCGTCCGCCGCGAGCTCACCGACGAGGTCATGCGCCGCATCCAGGCGATGTCGGGCCAGGACATGGCGCCGGTCTACAACGAGCCCCCGGCGCAGACCATCGCGGAACGTGTGAAACGGGTCTTCTGGCGCGAACGGCTCTAGGGGCGGGCGCGGTGGCGCACTAGGTTGTCGCCATGACCTTCAACGACGACTCCGACATCAGCAAGGGGCGCGTGAGTCGTCGCGGCCGCACCGCCGGGATCGCGGGCGGCGGCGGCATCCTGCTCGTCATCGCGGTCGCGGTCATCAGCCAGCTCACGGGTGTCGACGTCTCGGGCCTCGTCGGCCCGCTGACGGGCGGCGGCGGCACCCAGCAAGGTCCGGTCGACACGCTCGAGCAGTGCGACACCGGGTCCGATGCGAACGAGCAGATCGACTGCCGGATGAAGGGCGCCGCCGCATCCCTCGACACCTACTGGGAGGGGGAGCTCCGCGGCTACGAGGGCAGCCAGATCGTCCTCTTCTCCGGCAGCGTCAGCACGGGATGCGGGAACGCCTCGAGCGCGGTGGGCCCCTTCTACTGCCCGCCCGACGCGAGCGTCTACATCGACACCGGCTTCTTCGACGAGCTCGAGACCCGCTTCGGCGCCAACGACGGGACCCTCGCCCAGCTCTATGTCGTCGCCCACGAGTGGGGCCACCACGTGCAGAACCTGTCCGGCGCGATGGAGGGCCTCGACCGCCAGTCGACCGGCCCGGCGTCAGACGGGGTCAGGCTCGAGCTGCAGGCCGACTGCTACGCGGGCGCGTGGGTGGGCGCCGCCGAGACGATCGAGGACGACGCGGGCAGGACCTTCCTCGAGCCGGTCACGGATCAGCAGATCGCCGACGCGCTGAGCGCCGCCGCGGCGGTCGGCGACGACCGCATCCAGGAGTCGACGAGCGGGCAGGTGAACCCCGAGGCGTGGACGCACGGCGCGAGCGAGCAGCGCCAGGCCTGGTTCGAGACGGGTCGCACCGAGGGCCCGGGCGCCTGCGACACCTTCTCGGTGCCGGCCGGCCGACTCTAGCTCCGCTCGGCGCCCACGACGGCCCGCCCGGGGGAAAGCGGGCTCAGGCGAAGGGGGCGTCGTGGATGTCGAACACGTCGCGCAGGGCGGTGCGGGCCGCGAACCAGCCGTTCATGCCGTGGGTCGAGGGCCCCGGCGGCGTGGAGGCGGAGGCGAGGAAGAGCCCCGGTGCGGGCGTCCGCCACGGCACGGTCGAGAGCACCGGCCTCCGCACGAGGCGCCAGATCGACATCCGTCCGCCCATGATCTCCCCGCCCGGGTCGTTCGGGTTCTCCTCCTCGAGCTCGGCGGCGCTCCGCGAGGCGGAGGCGACGACGAGATCCCGGAACCCGGGGGCGAAGCGCTCGATCTGCTGCGTGACGAGCTCGGTCGCGTCCACCTCGGAGCCGGCCGGCACGTGGATGTACGCCCACACCGTGTGGTGCCCGGCGGGCGCGCGCGAGGGGTCCTCGAAGCTCGGCTGCACGAGCAGCACGTAGGGCCGCTCGGGCACCCGGCCGCGGGCGACGTCGCGCTCGCCCGCCGCGATCTCGGCGCGCGTGCCGCCGAGGTGCACGGTCGGCGCCGTCGCCACCCGGGGGTCCGACCACGGGATCGGCCCGCTCGTCGCGAAGTCGACCTTCGCGACGCCGTCGCCGCGCGGCCAGCGCTCGAGCGCGCGACGGTAGCCGCCGGGGAGGAGGTCCTCGCCGAAGCGGGCGAGGTGCGCCGGGCTCGTGTCGAGCAGTGTCGCCGCGCTCGGCTCGAGGTCGGCGGGCGAGCCGACATGCTGCCCGAGCACGATCTCGCCGCCGTGCGCCACGAGGTCGGCGGCGAGCGCGTCGGCGATCGCCTGCGAGCCGCCGACCGGGAGCCCCCAGCCGACGGTGTGGCCGAAGGCGGCGAGCATGAGGCCGGCGCCGCCGCTCGCGAGCGAGTGGAGCGGCGCGACCGTGTGGGCCGCGGCGCCCGCGAAGAGCGCCGGACCGGCCTGGCCGCGGAAGCCGGCGAGCGCGGGCGCGGGCCCGTGCACGAGGCTGCGGAGCCCGTACCGGACGGCCGCGATCGGGTCGCGCGGCACCCGCAGCAGCTGGTTGCCGGTGAAATCCTGCACCCCCGCGAAGCGGTCGACGAGGGGGCGCATCATGCGGTTCCAGGCGGGGCCGTCCTCCTCGAGCTCGGCGACCGTGCGATCGAGGTCGCGATAGGCGAGCGCGGCCGGCCTCCCGTCGAGCGGATGCGCGTAGGAGACCTCGGGGATGCGGAACGGCACCCGCTCGGTGAGCCCCCACGACCGGAAGAACGAGGAGGCGAGCGCACCCGGGTGCACCGCCGAGCACACGTCGTGGAGGTAGCCCGGCAGCGTCAGCTCGGCGGAGGACATCCCCCCGCCGACCCGCTCGCCGCGCTCGACGAGCCGCACCCGCAGCCCCGCGTGCGCGAGCGTCACGGCCGCGACGAGCCCGTTGGGGCCGGCGCCGACGACGGTCGCGTCGATCATGGCTCCAGGCTAGTCGCCCGGATCGAGCGAGACCGGGTCGACGAGCGTCCAGCGCGCCTCCCGCATCCACACGACCCCGTGCTCGCGGTGCTCGGCGTGCGTCGCGAAGCGGTAGCGGAAGACCCGGGCGCGGACGAGGCGGGGCGGGCGCCCGCCGAAGGGGTCGTGCGCGAGGAGCCGGAGGGTCGCGCGGTCGGCCTCGAGCAGGCGCCGGAGGAGGGGGCGGAACCAGTGCTCGCCGGGGGCGCCGAGCGCGAGGAACCACATGAGCCAGTCGAGCC
The Homoserinibacter sp. YIM 151385 DNA segment above includes these coding regions:
- a CDS encoding lysophospholipid acyltransferase family protein; translated protein: MLKTLARAILSPTARVAFRPKVIGRRNVPRRGAVILASNHRSFIDSVVITLVAPRSVSFLAKSDYFTGRGLRGALNRWFFTGVGAVPVERGAGQAAQDALDAGLGILEAGDAFAIYPEGTRSLDGRLYKGRTGVAYLALTAGVPIVPVALTGTEQLQPVGSSRLHRAKVTVEFGEPIDASAFGEARSGRVRRELTDEVMRRIQAMSGQDMAPVYNEPPAQTIAERVKRVFWRERL
- the ypfJ gene encoding KPN_02809 family neutral zinc metallopeptidase, producing the protein MTFNDDSDISKGRVSRRGRTAGIAGGGGILLVIAVAVISQLTGVDVSGLVGPLTGGGGTQQGPVDTLEQCDTGSDANEQIDCRMKGAAASLDTYWEGELRGYEGSQIVLFSGSVSTGCGNASSAVGPFYCPPDASVYIDTGFFDELETRFGANDGTLAQLYVVAHEWGHHVQNLSGAMEGLDRQSTGPASDGVRLELQADCYAGAWVGAAETIEDDAGRTFLEPVTDQQIADALSAAAAVGDDRIQESTSGQVNPEAWTHGASEQRQAWFETGRTEGPGACDTFSVPAGRL
- a CDS encoding phytoene desaturase family protein, whose amino-acid sequence is MIDATVVGAGPNGLVAAVTLAHAGLRVRLVERGERVGGGMSSAELTLPGYLHDVCSAVHPGALASSFFRSWGLTERVPFRIPEVSYAHPLDGRPAALAYRDLDRTVAELEEDGPAWNRMMRPLVDRFAGVQDFTGNQLLRVPRDPIAAVRYGLRSLVHGPAPALAGFRGQAGPALFAGAAAHTVAPLHSLASGGAGLMLAAFGHTVGWGLPVGGSQAIADALAADLVAHGGEIVLGQHVGSPADLEPSAATLLDTSPAHLARFGEDLLPGGYRRALERWPRGDGVAKVDFATSGPIPWSDPRVATAPTVHLGGTRAEIAAGERDVARGRVPERPYVLLVQPSFEDPSRAPAGHHTVWAYIHVPAGSEVDATELVTQQIERFAPGFRDLVVASASRSAAELEEENPNDPGGEIMGGRMSIWRLVRRPVLSTVPWRTPAPGLFLASASTPPGPSTHGMNGWFAARTALRDVFDIHDAPFA